The proteins below come from a single Sorghum bicolor cultivar BTx623 chromosome 4, Sorghum_bicolor_NCBIv3, whole genome shotgun sequence genomic window:
- the LOC8070610 gene encoding uncharacterized membrane protein At3g27390 isoform X1 yields the protein MESGIWASVWSFIKFLPFFFALLLLGIIKGALFGPWAWLIMTIGISALILGLWPMHVIWTHYCIIRTKMVGPVVKLLLLIAATAVLVLWLIIGVVGSILAGLTYGFLAPAMATFDAVGEGKEKPLVHCFLDGTWSTITGSCTVVRDVKDMLVHSYFSIMDEVRLHAPPDGKPYEIRLLQIPGAIFAAACGLVVDAIMFTLIALYKFPVMLFKGWKRLIEDLVGREGPFLETACVPFAGLAILLWPFAVIGAFLASVICSVPFGAYAAVVVYQESSLFLGLSYVISSVSIFDEYTNDVLDMAPGSCFPRFKYRKDEASSHGGSLSRPASSSLKHDGKKAPQRVTSFKSSFDEFNPFKLLDHLFMECKHRGKDMVAEGVITPKDIEGTKAGKASTGVLNVGLPAYVILKALLRSAKANSDGLILSDGSEITSDNRPKSKIFEWFFDPLIVIKDQIKAENFTEEEEAYLEKQVLLISDQKRIKENLIRLPPLSERKQAEIEAFARRLQGITKSISRYPTAKRRFDALVKVLSEELARTMGGNQSANGSQVRKMKSGIVRMLSQRSLGKTTGIREDDHEAQLTSDGFTS from the exons GTGCTTTGTTTGGCCCATGGGCATGGCTCATCATGACAATTGGAATTTCTGCACTTATTCTAGGCTTGTGGCCTATGCATGTGATTTGGACACATTACTGCATCATCAG AACCAAGATGGTAGGACCGGTCGTAAAGTTGCTGCTTCTTATTGCTGCAACTGCGGTTTTGGTTCTATGGCTAATAATTGGCGTCGTGGGAAGCATCCTTGCTGGTTTGACTTATGGCTTCCTAGCACCAGCAATGGCTACATTTGATGCAGTTGGGGAAGGAAAAGAAAAGCCACTTGTTCACTGTTTTTTG GATGGAACATGGAGCACTATCACAGGAAGCTGTACAGTAGTCAGGGACGTGAAAGACATGTTGGTGCACTCATATTTTTCAATCATGGATGAAGTTCGTCTTCATGCACCTCCCGATGGCAAGCCATATGAGATAAG ATTGCTACAAATTCCTGGTGCAATATTTGCTGCTGCTTGTGGGCTTGTAGTGGATGCAATAATGTTCACACTAATTGCCTTGTACAAGTTCCCTGTTATGCTATTCAAAGGATGGAAGCGGTTGATTGAAGATCTTGTTGGCAGAGAAGGACCTTTTCTTGAGACAGCTTGTGTGCCTTTTGCTGGTCTTGCAATTCTTCTCTGGCCATTTGCAGTTATAGGAGCCTTTCTAGCCTCTGTTATCTGCAGTGTTCCTTTTGGTGCATATGCTGCTGTGGTGGTTTATCAG GAATCCTCACTTTTCTTGGGACTGTCTTATGTAATATCATCAGTATCCATCTTTGATGAATATACAAATGACGTACTTGACATGGCACCAGGATCTTGCTTTCCTAG GTTTAAATATAGGAAAGATGAAGCTTCCTCACATGGTGGTTCTCTCTCGAGGCCTGCTTCATCCAGCCTCAAGCATGATGGAAAGAAAGCTCCTCAGCGTGTAACATCATTTAAAAGTAGCTTTGATGAGTTCAATCCATTCAAG TTGCTAGATCACCTTTTCATGGAGTGTAAGCACCGTGGCAAGGATATGGTCGCTGAAGGAGTGATAACCCCAAAAGATATAGAAGGAACAAAGGCAGGCAAAGCCAGCACTGGAGTACTTAATGTGGGGTTACCAGCATATGTTATCCTTAAGGCACTCCTCCGATCTGCTAAAGCCAATTCTGATGGTCTGATTCTAA GTGATGGATCTGAGATAACATCTGACAATAGGCCTAAGAGTAAAATCTTTGAGTGGTTTTTTGACCCTCTGATAGTCATCAAAGATCAAATCAAAGCTGAAaacttcacagaagaagaggaAGCATACCTTGAGAAGCAAGTTCTCTTGATAAGTGATCAAAAGCGCATCAAGGAGAACCTCATTCGGCTTCCACCATTGAGTGAGCGAAAGCAAGCAGAAATAGAAGCATTTGCTCGGAG GTTGCAAGGGATCACAAAGTCGATATCAAGGTACCCCACAGCCAAGCGCCGCTTCGATGCCCTTGTTAAGGTTCTTTCAGAAGAGCTTGCGAGGACAATGGGTGGTAATCAATCTGCCAATGGGTCTCAAGTCCGGAAGATGAAAAGTGGCATCGTCCGAATGCTTAGCCAGAGATCACTAGGGAAAACAACAGGCATCCGTGAAGATGATCATGAGGCCCAGCTGAcaagtgatggtttcacttcaTGA
- the LOC8070610 gene encoding uncharacterized membrane protein At3g27390 isoform X2: protein MTIGISALILGLWPMHVIWTHYCIIRTKMVGPVVKLLLLIAATAVLVLWLIIGVVGSILAGLTYGFLAPAMATFDAVGEGKEKPLVHCFLDGTWSTITGSCTVVRDVKDMLVHSYFSIMDEVRLHAPPDGKPYEIRLLQIPGAIFAAACGLVVDAIMFTLIALYKFPVMLFKGWKRLIEDLVGREGPFLETACVPFAGLAILLWPFAVIGAFLASVICSVPFGAYAAVVVYQESSLFLGLSYVISSVSIFDEYTNDVLDMAPGSCFPRFKYRKDEASSHGGSLSRPASSSLKHDGKKAPQRVTSFKSSFDEFNPFKLLDHLFMECKHRGKDMVAEGVITPKDIEGTKAGKASTGVLNVGLPAYVILKALLRSAKANSDGLILSDGSEITSDNRPKSKIFEWFFDPLIVIKDQIKAENFTEEEEAYLEKQVLLISDQKRIKENLIRLPPLSERKQAEIEAFARRLQGITKSISRYPTAKRRFDALVKVLSEELARTMGGNQSANGSQVRKMKSGIVRMLSQRSLGKTTGIREDDHEAQLTSDGFTS from the exons ATGACAATTGGAATTTCTGCACTTATTCTAGGCTTGTGGCCTATGCATGTGATTTGGACACATTACTGCATCATCAG AACCAAGATGGTAGGACCGGTCGTAAAGTTGCTGCTTCTTATTGCTGCAACTGCGGTTTTGGTTCTATGGCTAATAATTGGCGTCGTGGGAAGCATCCTTGCTGGTTTGACTTATGGCTTCCTAGCACCAGCAATGGCTACATTTGATGCAGTTGGGGAAGGAAAAGAAAAGCCACTTGTTCACTGTTTTTTG GATGGAACATGGAGCACTATCACAGGAAGCTGTACAGTAGTCAGGGACGTGAAAGACATGTTGGTGCACTCATATTTTTCAATCATGGATGAAGTTCGTCTTCATGCACCTCCCGATGGCAAGCCATATGAGATAAG ATTGCTACAAATTCCTGGTGCAATATTTGCTGCTGCTTGTGGGCTTGTAGTGGATGCAATAATGTTCACACTAATTGCCTTGTACAAGTTCCCTGTTATGCTATTCAAAGGATGGAAGCGGTTGATTGAAGATCTTGTTGGCAGAGAAGGACCTTTTCTTGAGACAGCTTGTGTGCCTTTTGCTGGTCTTGCAATTCTTCTCTGGCCATTTGCAGTTATAGGAGCCTTTCTAGCCTCTGTTATCTGCAGTGTTCCTTTTGGTGCATATGCTGCTGTGGTGGTTTATCAG GAATCCTCACTTTTCTTGGGACTGTCTTATGTAATATCATCAGTATCCATCTTTGATGAATATACAAATGACGTACTTGACATGGCACCAGGATCTTGCTTTCCTAG GTTTAAATATAGGAAAGATGAAGCTTCCTCACATGGTGGTTCTCTCTCGAGGCCTGCTTCATCCAGCCTCAAGCATGATGGAAAGAAAGCTCCTCAGCGTGTAACATCATTTAAAAGTAGCTTTGATGAGTTCAATCCATTCAAG TTGCTAGATCACCTTTTCATGGAGTGTAAGCACCGTGGCAAGGATATGGTCGCTGAAGGAGTGATAACCCCAAAAGATATAGAAGGAACAAAGGCAGGCAAAGCCAGCACTGGAGTACTTAATGTGGGGTTACCAGCATATGTTATCCTTAAGGCACTCCTCCGATCTGCTAAAGCCAATTCTGATGGTCTGATTCTAA GTGATGGATCTGAGATAACATCTGACAATAGGCCTAAGAGTAAAATCTTTGAGTGGTTTTTTGACCCTCTGATAGTCATCAAAGATCAAATCAAAGCTGAAaacttcacagaagaagaggaAGCATACCTTGAGAAGCAAGTTCTCTTGATAAGTGATCAAAAGCGCATCAAGGAGAACCTCATTCGGCTTCCACCATTGAGTGAGCGAAAGCAAGCAGAAATAGAAGCATTTGCTCGGAG GTTGCAAGGGATCACAAAGTCGATATCAAGGTACCCCACAGCCAAGCGCCGCTTCGATGCCCTTGTTAAGGTTCTTTCAGAAGAGCTTGCGAGGACAATGGGTGGTAATCAATCTGCCAATGGGTCTCAAGTCCGGAAGATGAAAAGTGGCATCGTCCGAATGCTTAGCCAGAGATCACTAGGGAAAACAACAGGCATCCGTGAAGATGATCATGAGGCCCAGCTGAcaagtgatggtttcacttcaTGA